A window of the Oncorhynchus mykiss isolate Arlee chromosome 15, USDA_OmykA_1.1, whole genome shotgun sequence genome harbors these coding sequences:
- the LOC110490512 gene encoding sodium-coupled neutral amino acid transporter 4 isoform X2 — protein sequence MSVFNLSNAIMGSGILGLSYAMANTGIVLFVVLLLGVAILSLYSVHLLLMTAKEGGSLIYEKLGERAFGWPGKMAAFGSITLQNIGAMSSYLFIVKYELPEVIRAFMGLEQSSGEWYMNGNYLVVFVSIGIILPLCILKNLGYLGYTSGFSLSCMVFFLGVLIYKKYNLPCPMPFMYHHTNHSMNGTALDPHALHNGTVLIDFSRADMSPASYLDGHHTSGVRFEPHPDDVEEMCTPKYFVFNSQTAYTVPILAFSFVCHPEILPIYSELKDRSRRKMQNVSNLSILAMLVMYMFSALFGYLTFYGNVEAELLHTFTKVYKFDTMLLLVRLAVLTAVTLTVPIVLFPIRSSINTMLFSQREFSWVRHMLIAAFILLFNNLLVIFVPTIRDIFGFIGSSAATMLIFILPAAFYLRLVKSVPMRSMQKISAAIFLVVGIIFMFSSLSLIVMDWIHNPPGSGSGH from the exons ATGTCGGTCTTCAACCTGAGTAATGCGATCATGGGCAGCGGCATCCTGGGTCTCTCCTACGCCATGGCCAACACTGGCATTGTGCTttttgt AGTCCTTCTCTTGGGTGTGGCCATCTTGTCGTTGTACTCCGTTCACTTGCTGCTAATGACTGCAAAAGAAGGAG GCTCTCTCATCTATGAAAAGTTGGGAGAGCGAGCTTTTGGCTGGCCGGGGAAAATGGCTGCGTTTGGATCGATAACCCTTCAAAACATTGGTG CCATGTCCAGCTACCTCTTCATTGTAAAGTATGAGCTGCCAGAAGTGATCCGTGCCTTCATGGGACTGGAGCAGAGCTCTGG TGAATGGTACATGAACGGAAACTACCTGGTTGTGTTTGTGTCCATCGGTATCATCCTGCCTCTCTGCATACTCAAAAACCTGG GCTACCTTGGCTACACCAGTGGATTCTCCCTATCCTGCATGGTGTTTTTCCTGGGAGTG CTGATCTATAAGAAGTACAACCTCCCCTGCCCGATGCCCTTCATGTACCATCATACCAACCACAGTATGAATGGAACAGCCCTGGATCCCCACGCCCTGCACAACGGCACCGTCCTCATTGACTTCTCCAGAGCTGACATGTCCCCCGCCTCCTACCTGGACGGCCACCACACCTCAGGGGTCCGCTTCGAACCACACCCCGACGACGTGGAGGAGATGTGCACGCCCAAGTACTTTGTGTTCAACTCTCAG ACAGCTTACACTGTTCCCATCCTAGCCTTCTCCTTTGTGTGCCACCCTGAAATTCTACCCATCTACAGTGAACTCAAAGA TCGCTCCCGGAGAAAGATGCAGAACGTGTCCAACCTGTCCATCCTGGCCATGCTGGTCATGTACATGTTCTCAGCGCTGTTCGGCTACCTCACTTTCTACG GAAACGTGGAGGCGGAGTTGCTCCACACCTTCACCAAGGTGTATAAGTTTGACACCATGCTCCTGCTGGTCCGTCTGGCTGTCCTGACCGCTGTCACCCTGACTGTCCCCATTGTCCTGTTCCCT ATCCGTTCCTCAATCAATACGATGCTGTTCAGCCAACGGGAGTTCAGCTGGGTGCGTCACATGCTCATCGCCGCCTTCATCCTCCTGTTCAACAACCTGCTGGTCATCTTCGTCCCCACCATCAGAGACATCTTCGGCTTCATCG GCTCCTCTGCAGCCACCATGCTCATCTTCATCCTCCCTGCTGCCTTCTATCTACGCCTGGTCAAGTCTGTGCCGATGCGCTCCATGCAGAAGATCTCG GCGGCCATTTTCCTGGTGGTGGGCATCATCTTCATGTTTAGCAGCCTGTCGCTCATCGTGATGGACTGGATCCACAACCCTCCCGGCTCCGGCAGTGGTCACTAA
- the LOC110490512 gene encoding sodium-coupled neutral amino acid transporter 4 isoform X1: MDRMELKKVCTEADDDSADSLDDRFTEPIDSEKATINSHFLDEDGDAESHKFLTNGIMKKKKYEEYQEEYHPGHTSFGMSVFNLSNAIMGSGILGLSYAMANTGIVLFVVLLLGVAILSLYSVHLLLMTAKEGGSLIYEKLGERAFGWPGKMAAFGSITLQNIGAMSSYLFIVKYELPEVIRAFMGLEQSSGEWYMNGNYLVVFVSIGIILPLCILKNLGYLGYTSGFSLSCMVFFLGVLIYKKYNLPCPMPFMYHHTNHSMNGTALDPHALHNGTVLIDFSRADMSPASYLDGHHTSGVRFEPHPDDVEEMCTPKYFVFNSQTAYTVPILAFSFVCHPEILPIYSELKDRSRRKMQNVSNLSILAMLVMYMFSALFGYLTFYGNVEAELLHTFTKVYKFDTMLLLVRLAVLTAVTLTVPIVLFPIRSSINTMLFSQREFSWVRHMLIAAFILLFNNLLVIFVPTIRDIFGFIGSSAATMLIFILPAAFYLRLVKSVPMRSMQKISAAIFLVVGIIFMFSSLSLIVMDWIHNPPGSGSGH, encoded by the exons ATGACAGCGCAGACAGTTTGGACGACCGCTTCACAGAGCCCATCGACTCAGAGAAGGCCACCATCAACAG TCACTTCCTGGATGAGGATGGAGATGCAGAGAGCCACAAGTTTCTCACTAATGGGAttatgaagaagaagaagtacgAGGAGTATCAAGAAGAATAC CACCCAGGACATACCTCCTTTGGTATGTCGGTCTTCAACCTGAGTAATGCGATCATGGGCAGCGGCATCCTGGGTCTCTCCTACGCCATGGCCAACACTGGCATTGTGCTttttgt AGTCCTTCTCTTGGGTGTGGCCATCTTGTCGTTGTACTCCGTTCACTTGCTGCTAATGACTGCAAAAGAAGGAG GCTCTCTCATCTATGAAAAGTTGGGAGAGCGAGCTTTTGGCTGGCCGGGGAAAATGGCTGCGTTTGGATCGATAACCCTTCAAAACATTGGTG CCATGTCCAGCTACCTCTTCATTGTAAAGTATGAGCTGCCAGAAGTGATCCGTGCCTTCATGGGACTGGAGCAGAGCTCTGG TGAATGGTACATGAACGGAAACTACCTGGTTGTGTTTGTGTCCATCGGTATCATCCTGCCTCTCTGCATACTCAAAAACCTGG GCTACCTTGGCTACACCAGTGGATTCTCCCTATCCTGCATGGTGTTTTTCCTGGGAGTG CTGATCTATAAGAAGTACAACCTCCCCTGCCCGATGCCCTTCATGTACCATCATACCAACCACAGTATGAATGGAACAGCCCTGGATCCCCACGCCCTGCACAACGGCACCGTCCTCATTGACTTCTCCAGAGCTGACATGTCCCCCGCCTCCTACCTGGACGGCCACCACACCTCAGGGGTCCGCTTCGAACCACACCCCGACGACGTGGAGGAGATGTGCACGCCCAAGTACTTTGTGTTCAACTCTCAG ACAGCTTACACTGTTCCCATCCTAGCCTTCTCCTTTGTGTGCCACCCTGAAATTCTACCCATCTACAGTGAACTCAAAGA TCGCTCCCGGAGAAAGATGCAGAACGTGTCCAACCTGTCCATCCTGGCCATGCTGGTCATGTACATGTTCTCAGCGCTGTTCGGCTACCTCACTTTCTACG GAAACGTGGAGGCGGAGTTGCTCCACACCTTCACCAAGGTGTATAAGTTTGACACCATGCTCCTGCTGGTCCGTCTGGCTGTCCTGACCGCTGTCACCCTGACTGTCCCCATTGTCCTGTTCCCT ATCCGTTCCTCAATCAATACGATGCTGTTCAGCCAACGGGAGTTCAGCTGGGTGCGTCACATGCTCATCGCCGCCTTCATCCTCCTGTTCAACAACCTGCTGGTCATCTTCGTCCCCACCATCAGAGACATCTTCGGCTTCATCG GCTCCTCTGCAGCCACCATGCTCATCTTCATCCTCCCTGCTGCCTTCTATCTACGCCTGGTCAAGTCTGTGCCGATGCGCTCCATGCAGAAGATCTCG GCGGCCATTTTCCTGGTGGTGGGCATCATCTTCATGTTTAGCAGCCTGTCGCTCATCGTGATGGACTGGATCCACAACCCTCCCGGCTCCGGCAGTGGTCACTAA